ATGTTGCGGAACGTGCGGCGTTCGGTGTGCATCATATTCCAGCACCATTCCCATTTGGTAGCCAGATTGAGGCAGTTCATGAGGGTGGGTTTGGGCGGGGCGGACAGGCCGTTTTTGATGTCTCTGTGCCGCTGTCCGAGTACCTGCAAGTCGGCGGTAAGGATCAGGGCGGAACATTTGGCATCCTGCGCACGCTTAATCAGGTTTTCCATAAATTCGCGGTCGCGCATCACATAAAGCTGAAACCAAAACGGCGCGGAAGTGTTTTCCGCCACGTCTTCAATCGAACAGATAGACATGGTGGACAGGGAAAACGGCACACCGAACTTCTCCGCCGCCCGCGCAGCATGGATTTCGCCGTCGGCCCACGCCATGCCGGTAAAACCCGTCGGCGCGATAGCCAGCGGCATTTTCACTTTCTGCCCGAGCATTTCGCTTTCCAGCGAACGGCCTTCCATATCCACCAACACACGCTGGCGGAACTGGATGGGCGTGAAATCGGTGGTGTTGATATGGTAGGTATACTGCGTCCACGAGCCGGAATCGATATAGTCGTAAAACATCTTCGGCATTTTGAATTTCGCCACGCGGCGCAGGTCTTCGATACAGGTCATTTTGCTTAAATCGCGCATCTGCCCTTTTCCTTTCGTTCGGTTGGTTGGTTCGGATTCGGCTGCCGGTTGCCGCATGACGCGTTTTCAGACGGCCTTTGCACTAAGCGGAAGCCGCGCACTCTATCCGAATCGCCCGATTGACGCAAACACATATCATTTGGAATGCTATTACTAATTGATTTTGGTCAAAAAAGATGTAAATACTTGACTGATTCACTCAACTATCGCAAAATCCCGCCCGACAAGAAATAACAGCACAAACCATGCGACTGACCACCAAAGGACGCTTCGCCGTTACCGCCATGCTTGATTTGGCCATGCACGCGCAAAACGGCGCGGTGAAGCTGAACGACATCAGCGAACGCCAAAACATCTCCCTGTCTTACTTGGAGCAGCTCTTCGGCAAACTGCGCCGCGCCGGCCTGGTAGACAGCATCCGCGGCCCCGGAGGCGGCTACATACTGGCTGCCGATGCCCGCGAAATCAGCATTGCGCAAATCATCACCGCCGCCGAAGACAGGCTCGATGCCACCCTGTGCAGCGGCAAAGCCAACTGCCACAACGGCGCACCCTGCCTTACCCACGACCTGTGGGAAAATCTGAACCGCACCATCAACCAATACCTCAGCAGCATCACCCTGCAAACCGTACTCAGCCAAAAAGACCACCACTCGGGCAAAGCCGTCAGCCTGACACACATCAACTGACACACAAACACAAAAAGAGAGACCAAACCATGACCGTCAAAACCCCCGTCTATCTCGACTACGCCGCCACCACCCCCGTTGATCCGCGCGTGGCCGAAAAAATGATCCCCTACCTCACCGAAACCTTCGGCAATCCCGCCTCCAACAGCCACAGCTTCGGCTGGGTGGCGGAAGAAGCTGTCGAAAAAGCCCGCGCCGACATCGCCGCGCTGATTCATGCCGACCCGAAAGAAATCGTCTTTACCAGCGGTGCTACCGAGTCCAACAATCTCGCCATCAAAGGCGCAGCGCATTTTTACAAAAGCAAAGGCAAACATTTAATCACCGTCAAAACCGAACACAAAGCCGTACTCGACACCATGCGCGAGCTCGAGCGTCAGGGATTTGACGTAACCTATTTGGGCGTAAAGGAAAACGGCCTGGTTGATTTGGACGAACTCCAAGCCGCCATCCGCGACGACACTATTTTGATTTCCGTCATGTGGGTGAACAACGAAATCGGCGTGGTGCAGAATATTCCCGCCATCGGCGCAATCTGCCGCGAACGCAAAATCATCTTCCATGTGGATGCCGCCCAAGCCTGCGGCAAAGTGCCGGTGGATGTCGAAGCCGCCAAAGTCGACCTGCTTTCCATGTCCGGCCACAAAGTGTACGGCCCCAAAGGCATCGGCGCACTTTACGTCCGCCGCAAACCCCGCGTACGCCTTGAAGCGCAAATGCACGGCGGCGGTCACGAACGCGGCTTCCGCAGCGGCACGCTGCCCACCCACCAAATCGTCGGCATGGGCGAAGCCTTCCGCATTGCCAAAGAAGAACTCGAACAGGACACCGCCCATTACCTGAAACTGCGCGACATTTTCCTCAAAGGCATCGAAGGCATCGAAGAAGTCTATATCAACGGCGATTTGGAACACCGCGCACCCAACAATCTGAATGTCAGCTTCAATTTTGTCGAAGGCGAAAGTCTCATCATGGCCGTAAAAGAACTCGCCGTATCCAGCGGCTCCGCCTGCACCTCCGCCAGTCTCGAACCCAGCTATGTTTTGCGCGCACTCGGCCGCAACGACGAACTGGCGCACTCCTCCCTGCGCATCACCTTCGGCCGCATGACTACCGAAGAAGAAGCCGCCTATGCCGCCGAACTGATCAAATCCAAAATCGGCAAACTGCGCGAACTTTCCCCCTTGTGGGAAATGTTTAAAGACGGGATTGATTTGAACGCGATTGAGTGGGCGGCACATTGATGGAGCAGGAAAAATAAAGGCCGTCTGAAAACTGTTTTTCCAGACAATTTGACACATAACACCATAAAACATATAGGAAACATATCATGGCATACAGCGACAAAGTAATCGACCACTACGAAAACCCCCGCAACGTCGGCACCTTCGACAAAGGCGACGGCTCCGTCGGCACCGGCATGGTCGGCGCGCCCGCATGCGGCGACGTGATGCGCCTGCAAATCAAGGTAAACGACGCAGGCATCATCGAAGATGCAAAATTCAAAACCTACGGCTGCGGCTCGGCCATTGCCTCGTCCAGCCTGATTACCGAATGGGTAAAAGGCAAAAGTTTGGATGATGCCTTAGCCATCAAAAACAGCGAAATCGCGGAAGAATTGGAACTGCCGCCGGTAAAAATCCACTGCTCGATTTTGGCCGAAGACGCGGTAAAAGCCGCCGTAGCCGACTACCGCAAGAAAAAAGAAGCCGCTTCCGTATAAACCGTTGCAGTTTTCAGACGGCCTTTCCTTCCATTTGAAATACGGATTTAAGGCCGTCTGAAACCATATTGTCTGCCGGCGGAAAAAACGCCGTGTGCTTTGCCGGAGTGGAACCGACCGGTCTGCCTGCCGTGAAACAGCCGGAAGCCGCCGCTGCCGGATAGCCGGAGCAAGCGGTCTCAGAGGCCGTCTGAAACCGCTTCGGCCGACAAATCTTTCTCCGCCCGCACGGAGAAAGATTTGTCGAAAGCCGAAACAAAGGAAAGGATCCATCATGATTAGCATCACAGAAAATGCCGCCAAATATATCAACAGCCATTTGGCCAAACGCGGCAAAGGCCTCGGCGTGCGCTTGGGCGTGAAAACCAGCGGCTGCTCGGGCATGGCTTACAACCTCGAATTTGTCGATGAACCTGCCGCCGAAGATTTGGTGTTTGAAGAACACGGCGCGAAAGTGTTTGTCGACCCGAAAAGCCTGGTCTATCTCGACGGCACGCAAGTCGATTACACTCGGGAAGGTTTGCAGGAAGGCTTCAAATTCGAAAACCCGAATGTGAAGGACTCATGCGGCTGCGGCGAAAGTTTCCACGTTTGAGCACATAAAAAAGACGGGACAGTTTCCAAAACCGTCCCGCCATTTTTTCGCAGCCTGCCTGTTGTAGCTGCCTTTGCCTTTTTTGTTCCGCTCCGTTTTGTACCGGAACAGATTGGATCTGACCAGGGCCTTTAATGCGTTGTCGCGGATTTTGCCCTTATTGTGCTGTACTTTCGCAGACATTCGTATTTCCTTTTTCCAAATGAGGCGGCGGATTATATAAAAGGCCGTCTGAAACCGCAAGAAACCGTTATGAGCCAATACTTTGATTTGTTCCGACTGTCCGAAGGTTTCGCGCTGGACGAGGCGGAGCTGGAAACCCGCTACCGCACGCTTGCCGCCCGTTTCCATCCCGACCGCTTTACCGCCGCTTCCGCCTTTGAGCAGAAACAGGCCGTAATGATGTCGGCCACCGTCAACGAAGCCTACCGCACGCTCAAAAAACCGACCGACCGCGCCGCCTACCTGCTCAAACAGCAGGGCATCGATGCCGACGCGCCCGAGCATACCGCCTTTGCCCCCGAATTTCTGATGCAGCAGATGGAATGGCGCGAAACCCTGGCCGAAGCCCGCGCACGGCAGGATCAAACCGTGCTGGATACGCTGGCAGCCGAAATACGTGCCGAACAAAGCGCACTTCACGACAGCCTGCAACAGGCGTTCGACCGCCGGGAATACGAAACCGCCGCGCAGCTTGTAAGGCAGGGACGTTTTCTCGATAAATTAAACCAAGAAATCTCCGAGCTGGCAGAGGCCGTCTGAAAACGCGGCTCCACAAAGTCCGAACAGCCGGCCGCCCTCCTCCAACCAAGCATACAACGACATTATGGCACTCCTCCAAATAGCCGAACCCGGCATGTCCGCCGCCCCGCACCAGCACCGCCTTGCCGTCGGCATCGACCTGGGTACCACCAACAGCCTAGTCGCCGCCGTGAAAAGCGGCAGCGCGGTATGCCTGCCCGACGAAAACGGGCGCGTTACCCTACCCTCGGTCGTACGCTATCTTTCAGACGGCCAAATCGGTATCGGACACGAAGCCCTTGCCGAACAGCCAACCGACCCGCTCAATACCGTCAGCTCCGCCAAACGCCTTATCGGCCGCACGCTGGCCGATTTGTCGCAGGAGGCGCACTACCTGCCCTACCGTTTCGGCCAAAGCAGCCATGTGGTCGAAATCAACACCCGCCACGGCATCAAAACGCCCATCGAAGTATCGTCTGAAATTCTGAAAGCCCTGAAAACCCGTGCCGAAGAAAGTTTGGGCGGGCAGCTTACCGGCGCGGTGATTACCGTACCCGCCTATTTCGACGACGCGCAGCGTCAGGCCACCAAAGACGCGGCGCGTTTGGCCGGCATCAACGTATTGCGCCTGCTCAACGAGCCGACCGCCGCCGCCATCGCCTACGGCCTGGACAACGGCTCGGAAGGCACATTTGTCGTGTACGACCTCGGCGGCGGCACGCTCGACGTATCCGTACTCGAATTGAGCAAAGGCCTGTTCCAAGTCAAATCCACCAACGGCGACAGCGCCTTGGGCGGCGACGATTTCGACCAACGCCTGTTCTGCCACCTGCTCGAACAACTCGGCCTCTCGCAACTCAACGACCAAGACAGCCGGCTGCTGCTCTCGCTCGCCCGCCGCACCAAAGAAGATTTGACCGCACACGAGCAAACCCTCATCGAAGCCGCCCTTTCAGACGGCCGCCAAGTACGCGCCACCGTTACCCGCCAAGAATTCCAAGAGCTTACCCGCCATCTGGTGCAAAAAACCATCGAACCGGTAAAGCAGGCACTCAAAGACGCAGGCGTATCCAAAGCCGACATCAAAGGCGTGATTATGGTAGGCGGCTCGACCCGTATGCCGCACATCCAGCAGGCCGTAGCCACATTCTTCGGCCAAACCCCGCTCAACAATCTCAATCCCGACCAAGTCGTCGCACTGGGCGCAGCCATGCAGGCCGATGTGCTGGCCGGCAACAAAACCGCCGGCGAATGGCTGCTGCTCGACGTAATTCCCCTCTCGCTCGGCCTCGAAACCTACGGCGGACTGGCCGAAAAAATCATCCCGCGCAACTCCACCATCCCCACCGCCCGCGCCCAAGACTTCACCACCTTCAAAGACGGCCAAACCGCCATGACCGTACACGTCGTGCAGGGCGAGCGCGAGCTGGTATCCGACTGCCGCAGCCTGGCCAAATTCACCCTGCGCGGCATTCCGCCTATGGCCGCCGGCGCGGCGCGTATCCGCGTAACCTTCCAAGTCGATGCAGACGGCCTGTTGTCGGTATCCGCGCAGGAGCAGTCCACCGGCGTGCAGGCGCAAATCGAAGTCAAACCCTCCTACGGCCTCGACGATGACACCATCACGCAAATGCTCAAAGACAGCATGGCCAACGCCGCCGGAGACATGGCCGCCCGCGCCCGTGCCGAAGCCGTGGTCGAAGCCGAAAGCCTGCTTGACGCAGTAGCCGCCGCGCTGGAACTCGATGCCGACCTGCTCGATGAAGCGGAGCTTACCGCCATCCGCAGCAGCATCGCCGCGCTCGAAGGCCGTCTGAAAAACGGCACCGCCCAAGACATCCGCGCCGCCGTGTCCGCACTCGGTGCAAGTACCGACAACTTCGCCGCCAAACGTATGAACCGCAATATCCAAAGGGCGTTGGCCGGACAGAGCATCGACGATATTTGAGTCTGCCGCATGGCGTTCAGACGGCCTGCCGCATAAAAAGGCCGTCTGAAAACAAAGTGCGCAAATGCCGCCCGCAACGCTTGCACACCGCCCCGAATACGCCCGAACGAAATACACAAACCGCTTTCATCAAAGAGAAAAAACAATGCCCAAAATCACCGTACTCCCGCACGCAACACTCTGCCCCGAAGGCGCGGTCATCGAAGACGCGCCCGAGGGCAAAACCGTACTCGACGTTTTGCTCGACCACGACATCGAAGTCGATCACGCCTGTGAAAAATCCTGCGCCTGCACCACCTGCCACGTCATCATCCGCCAAGGCTTCGACAGCATGGAAGACCCCACCGAGCTCGAAGAAGACCTGCTCGATCAGGCCTGGGGCTTGGAAGCCGACTCGCGCCTGAGCTGCCAGGCCGTGGTTGCCGACACGGATTTGGTGGTCGAAATCCCCAAATACACCATCAACCACGCCCGCGAAGACCATTAAACAGGCCGTCTGAAAATCCGCCGGCAAAACCCTGCCCGCAGCCTTTCAGACGGCCTCTGATAAAACAACGGACACAAGGAACCCAAGCCATGAAATGGACCGACACCCAACGCATCGCCGAAGAACTCTACGACCTGCACGGCGACAGCATCGATCCCAAGACCCTGCGCTTTACCCAACTGCGCGATCTGATTCTCGCCCTGCCCCATTTCGACGACGACCCCGCCCGCTGCGGCGAGCGCATCCTCGAAGCCGTGCAGCAGGCATGGATTGAAGAAGCCGAATAAATCCGACCCATCCGTTCAGGACCAGCCATGCCCCGCCATCCCTACCGCCGCCTGCGGGCGGCACAAAACGCCCTGCCCGAAGTCGGCATTTCCGAAGAAAACGGCATCCGTTCCCTGCACTTGGGCAGCAGCACCATCCAAAGCTCGATGAACCTCGACAATCCGGCGGAACTCGTCCTCTCATACAGCCGCGCCATGATGGGCTGGCTGCTGTTTGCCGACCCGCCCGCACACATCACCCAAATCGGTTTGGGCGGCGGATCGTTCGCCCGCTGGATAGACGCACACCTGCCCGATACACGCCAAAGCGCAATCGACATCAATCCGCAGGTCATCGCCGTTGCCCGCAGCCTGTTCGAGCTGCCCTTTGAAGGCACGGGCTTTGAAATCATCGAAGCCGACGGCGCGCAATACGTCAAAACCCTGCTCGGCGGCACCAACGTTTTACTGGTGGACGGATTCGACGGCGAACAAATCATCGACAGCCTGGTTAGCACAGAATTTTTCCTCGACTGCCGCCGCGCCCTTGCCGCCGACGGCATCTTCGTCGCCAACTGGTGGAGCGGAGACAAACGCTACCCGCGCTTCCTTGCCGATCTCTCCGCCGCATTCGGCGGCCGCGTGCTGCAAATTCCCGCCGCCAGCCACGGCAACATCGCCGTAACCGCCTTTTGCCGCACCCCGCCGACGCTGAATTTCGACAGCCTGAAAAAACGCGCCGCCAAACTGGCCGCGCAATACGGCCTCGACTTTCCCGCCCTCCTCGCCGCCGCCAAAGCCGCCAACCCGCACAACGGCAAATCCTTCGTCTTTCCGGACTGCCCGTAGCAGACACGCCGACCCTCCCCCGCACGCGCAAACCCGTTTTCAGACGGCCTCCCCCATCCGCCCACCGCCATGCAGCAGCGCAAAATCATCCACATCGACATGGACGCGTTCTACGCCTCGGTAGAGCTGCGCGAACGCCCCGAACTGCGCGGCCTGCCCGTCGTCGTCGCCTGGGAAGGAGCGCGTTCCGTCATCTGCGCCGCCTCCTACGAAGCCCGCCGCTACGGCCTGCACTCGGCCATGTCCGCCGCAGCCGCCCGCCGCCTCTGCCCGCAAGCCGTATTCGTCCCGCCGCAGTTTCCCCTCTACCGCCAAGTCTCCCGGCAGATACACCGCATCTTCCAACGCCACACCGACCTCATCGAACCCCTCTCCCTCGACGAAGCCTATCTCGACGTAAGCCGCAACAAACAAAACCTGCCCTACGCCACCGACATCGCCCGCCTCATCCGCGCCGACATCAAAGCCGAAACCGGCCTCACCGCCTCCGCCGGCATCGCCGCCAACAAATTCCTTGCCAAAATCGCCTCCGACTGGAACAAACCCGACGGCCAGTTTGCCCTGCCCCCGCAGAAAACCGAAGCCTTCCTCGCCGCCCTGCCGCTGGAAAAAATCCCCGGCGTAGGCAGAGTAACCCTGCAAAAAATGCACCGCCTCGGCCTCAAAACCGCCGGCGACCTGCGCCGCATGGAACGCGGCGAACTCGCCAACCTCTTCGGCAAATGGGGCTACCGCCTCTACGACCTCGCACGCGGCACCGACAACCGCCCCGTCAGACCCGAGCGCGAACGCATACAGATTTCCACCGAAATCACCCTGCCCGAAGACCTGCCCCTGGCCCTCATCCTGCAACACCTGCCGCATTTGGCCGGCGACCTGTGGGCGCAGGCCGAACGCAGAAAATGCCGCGCCCGCAGCGTTACCCTCAAACTGAAAACCACCCGCTTCCGCACCCTCACCCGCAGCCTCACCTACTCCTCCCCCCTGCCCGATGCCGCCGCCCTGCTGACCGCCGCCCGCGAACTGGCCGAACGGATGCCGCCCGACAGCGAAGGCGGCTACCGCCTCATCGGCCTGGGCATCTCCCACCTCGAACAGCCCGGCATCCAGCCCGAGCTGTGGCTGCCGGAACAAGATGCCGTCTGAAAACCGTTTTTCAGACGGCCTTTTGCTTGTAATCGATTCGGCAGGACAAATCCACGGCGAAGTAAAAGACGCGTGCGCCGCCGGGGCGACACACCCTACCTGATGCTGCGCAAGCCTCTCCCCGCTGGAAATCCGTCCCCGCCACCGGTGTAGGGTGTGTCGCGCCGCGACGCACGCGTTCCACGAACTTCGGCAAAAGTCCGTCTGAAAACCAATATCTGCGACTGTTGTAGGGTGTGTCGCGCCGCGACGCACGCGCCCCCAAATTCGGCAGAAAGGCCGTCTGAAAATCCTGCAAACGGATTTTCAGACGGCCTGTGTTTGCGGCGGTGCGAAATCAGATGCCGCCTTGTGCTTTGACTTTTGCGGCGCTGAATTCCAGTTTGGAGAGGGCGGAGAGGTAGGCTTTGGCGGTGGCGGCCAACACGTCGGTGTCCGCGCCCTGTCCGTTGACCACACGTCCGCCGCGTGCGAGGCGTACGCTGGTTTCGCCCTGGCTTTCCGTGCCTTCGGTTACGGCGTTTACCGAATAGAGCTGCAATACCGCTCCGCTTTGCACCACGCTTTCGATGGCTTTGAAAATGGCATCGACAGGGCCGGAGCCGGTGGCTTGGGCGCGTTTTTCTTCGCCTTGGATGCTGAACACGATTTCGGCACGCGGCTCTTCGCCGGTTTCGGTGGTGATGCGCTGCGAGATGAATTTGTAGGCATCTTGGGCGAGGCTGTGCATTTCGTCGGAAACCAGCGCGTGCAGGTCTTCGTCGAAGATTTCGCGTTTTTTGTCGGCCAGTTCTTTGAAGCGGGCGAATGCGGCATTGAGGGCTTCTTCGCCGCCCAAGTCTATGCCCAAGTCGGCGAGCTTGGTTTTAAAGGCGTTGCGGCCGGAGAGTTTGCCCAGGCTCAGACGGTTGGCCGCCCAGCCGACGGATTCGGCCGACATGATTTCGTAGGTTTCGCGGTGTTTGAGCACGCCGTCCTGGTGGATGCCCGACTCGTGGGCAAAGGCGTTTGCGCCGACGATTGCTTTGTTGGGCTGCACGGGGTAGCCGGTGATGGTGGAAACCAGTTTGGACGCAGGCACGATTTGGGTGGTGTCGATGCCGGTTTCCATGCCGAATACGTCGTGGCGGACTTTCAGCGCCATGACGATTTCTTCAATCGAGGCATTTCCCGCACGTTCGCCCAAGCCGTTGACGGTACACTCGATTTGGCGTGCGCCGCCTTTTAAGGCAGAGAGCGAGTTGGCAACGGCCAAGCCCAAATCGTTGTGGCAGTGTGCCGACCACACCACTTTGCTGCTGCCGGGGGTTTTCGCAATCAGTTCGCGGAAAAAATCTTCGGTTTTGTGCGGAATCGAATAGCCGACGGTGTCGGGAATGTTGATGGTGGTCGCGCCCGCCTCAATGACCGCGCCGCAGATTTCGGCAAGAAAGTTGATGTCGGAACGCAGTGCGTCTTCACACGAAAACTCTACGTCGTCGGTATATTCTTTGGCGATTTTTACCGCTTTTACCGCCGCTTCAATCACTTTTTGCGGCTTCATCTTCAGCTTGTGTTCCATATGGATGGGGCTGGTGGCGATGAAAGTGTGGATGCGGCGGCGTTCGGCAGGGGCAACGGCTTCGCCGGCTTTGCGGATGTCGTTTTCAACGGCGCGGGAGAGCGAGCAGACGGTGGCGCGGGTCAGCGTTTTGGCGATTTCGTGAACGGCTTCCCAGTCGCCGGGGCTGGCGGCGGCAAAGCCCGCTTCAATCACGTCTACACCCAGTTTTTCAAGCTGGCGGGCAACGCGGATTTTTTCTTCTTTGGTCATGGCGGCACCGGGCGACTGTTCGCCGTCGCGCAGTGTGGTGTCGAAAATGATGACACGGTTGTCGTAATGGGGCATGGTGGTTTTCTCCAAGTCGGTTTGCCGGTGCATAAAGGCGTTCAGATCCAGCGGCCTGCCCTGCGCTTCGGCCAGGGCGATAAGCCTGTTGAGCTGCGCAAGCGGCAGCGAACCGCGCGTACGCCATTTGTAGATGGCGGCAGTGCTGGCGGCATTTTGCGGATCTTGCTGCTTTAAGGCTTCGGCCAGCGTATTCACGCCGCCGAAATAGGCAATTAAGCGGTCTATGTTCAGTTGCATTTTTTTGTCCAATCGTCATTGGCCGTTTCTTTAAAGAAGCCGCGATTATACTGAAATTAGACATTCTGACAATAAGAAAGCCAAAATTTTCTTTCACACAATCCAATCGGATTAGTTTTTAGGACTTTTTGTCCAATTTCACCTGTTTGCCCAAACAGGCAAACCGGCCTGCCGGGCCGTCTGAAAAGCGGGACAGCTGCGGCGGGGCGCACAGGCGGTACGGCGGCATCTGCGTTTTCCGCCAGCCGCAGGATTTTTGCAAGGATTTGAATCTGTTAAAATACCGCCCTTTCTTTATGCCGACAGGTTCCGCTATGAACGCCGTTTCCTCCGCCGAGATCGACCGCCTGCTGCCGCAGACGCAATGCCGCGAATGCGGCTATGACGGCTGCCTGCCCTATGCCGAAGCCTTGGCGGCGGGCGGAGCGGCGGTCAATCTGTGCGCACCCGGCGGCGAAGCCGTGATGCTCGACATTGCCGGGCTGCTCGGCAAGCCGCCGCTCGCGCCCGTCAAAATCCAGCTTCCGGCACTGGCGTGGATAGACGAATCGGCCTGTATCGGCTGCACCGCCTGCATCCGCGCCTGCCCCGTGGATGCCATTATGGGCGCGTCCAAACTCATGCACACCGTGATCGCCGAAGAATGCACCGGCTGCGGCTTGTGCGTTGCGCCGTGTCCGGTGGACTGCATCTATATGAGGCCGTCTGAAAACCGTTTCCTGCCGCAGGCGCGCACTTTGTCCGAAGCCGGTTTGCCGCCGCGCTTCGCCGCCGCCGCCCATGCCCGCGCCCGCTATCGGAAGCGCGAGGCACGCCGGGCGCGGGAAGAACAGGAAAAAAAGGCCGAACGCGCCGCCAAAGAAGCCGCCGTCCGCCGCACCCGTGCGGAGGGCGCGGACAAGCCGCCTGCCGCCCAATCCGCTTTCGATCCCGCAAGCCTGATTGCGCAGGCTATGGCACGTGCCAACGCACAGCAGGCGCAGCGCAGCACACCGGCCAACCGCGACAGCTTCAACAGCCGCCAAATCGAAGCCGACCGCCGCAAAGCCGCATTGCGCCGCTACCGCCGCGACGCACAATACGGCAGCCCGCAGGAAAAAGCCGCCGCGATAGAGTGGCTGCGGCGGCATCAGGACGAGGGCGCGTAGCGTGTGGGCAGGGTTTTTCTGCGAAACTTATCGGGTGAATTTCACCCATTAACACAAGGAGCATTTATGCGCTTTACCGACAAAACCATCCTCATCACCGGCGCCAGCAGCGGCATCGGCCTTGCAGGGGCAAAACGCCTGATTGCCGAAGGCGCGCGCCTCATCATCACCGGCCGCACGCCCAGCCGCCTACACGCCGCCGCCGCACTCTTGGGCGAGCGAGCCATCGTCAT
The sequence above is drawn from the Kingella potus genome and encodes:
- a CDS encoding alpha-hydroxy acid oxidase, with translation MRDLSKMTCIEDLRRVAKFKMPKMFYDYIDSGSWTQYTYHINTTDFTPIQFRQRVLVDMEGRSLESEMLGQKVKMPLAIAPTGFTGMAWADGEIHAARAAEKFGVPFSLSTMSICSIEDVAENTSAPFWFQLYVMRDREFMENLIKRAQDAKCSALILTADLQVLGQRHRDIKNGLSAPPKPTLMNCLNLATKWEWCWNMMHTERRTFRNIVGHAKSVGDLSSLSSWTAEQFDPSLSWDDVARIKDLWGGKLIIKGIMEPEDAELAVKHGADAIVVSNHGGRQLDGAPSTIDALPNVVQAVGSQTEVWFDSGIRSGQDMLKAWALGARGCLTGRAFLYGLGAYGEDGVRRALEILYKEMDVTMAFTGHRNLSGVNTDILVDGTYPLPAR
- the iscR gene encoding Fe-S cluster assembly transcriptional regulator IscR, coding for MRLTTKGRFAVTAMLDLAMHAQNGAVKLNDISERQNISLSYLEQLFGKLRRAGLVDSIRGPGGGYILAADAREISIAQIITAAEDRLDATLCSGKANCHNGAPCLTHDLWENLNRTINQYLSSITLQTVLSQKDHHSGKAVSLTHIN
- a CDS encoding IscS subfamily cysteine desulfurase, whose amino-acid sequence is MTVKTPVYLDYAATTPVDPRVAEKMIPYLTETFGNPASNSHSFGWVAEEAVEKARADIAALIHADPKEIVFTSGATESNNLAIKGAAHFYKSKGKHLITVKTEHKAVLDTMRELERQGFDVTYLGVKENGLVDLDELQAAIRDDTILISVMWVNNEIGVVQNIPAIGAICRERKIIFHVDAAQACGKVPVDVEAAKVDLLSMSGHKVYGPKGIGALYVRRKPRVRLEAQMHGGGHERGFRSGTLPTHQIVGMGEAFRIAKEELEQDTAHYLKLRDIFLKGIEGIEEVYINGDLEHRAPNNLNVSFNFVEGESLIMAVKELAVSSGSACTSASLEPSYVLRALGRNDELAHSSLRITFGRMTTEEEAAYAAELIKSKIGKLRELSPLWEMFKDGIDLNAIEWAAH
- the iscU gene encoding Fe-S cluster assembly scaffold IscU, which codes for MAYSDKVIDHYENPRNVGTFDKGDGSVGTGMVGAPACGDVMRLQIKVNDAGIIEDAKFKTYGCGSAIASSSLITEWVKGKSLDDALAIKNSEIAEELELPPVKIHCSILAEDAVKAAVADYRKKKEAASV
- the iscA gene encoding iron-sulfur cluster assembly protein IscA; the protein is MISITENAAKYINSHLAKRGKGLGVRLGVKTSGCSGMAYNLEFVDEPAAEDLVFEEHGAKVFVDPKSLVYLDGTQVDYTREGLQEGFKFENPNVKDSCGCGESFHV
- the hscB gene encoding Fe-S protein assembly co-chaperone HscB, translating into MSQYFDLFRLSEGFALDEAELETRYRTLAARFHPDRFTAASAFEQKQAVMMSATVNEAYRTLKKPTDRAAYLLKQQGIDADAPEHTAFAPEFLMQQMEWRETLAEARARQDQTVLDTLAAEIRAEQSALHDSLQQAFDRREYETAAQLVRQGRFLDKLNQEISELAEAV
- the hscA gene encoding Fe-S protein assembly chaperone HscA, whose product is MALLQIAEPGMSAAPHQHRLAVGIDLGTTNSLVAAVKSGSAVCLPDENGRVTLPSVVRYLSDGQIGIGHEALAEQPTDPLNTVSSAKRLIGRTLADLSQEAHYLPYRFGQSSHVVEINTRHGIKTPIEVSSEILKALKTRAEESLGGQLTGAVITVPAYFDDAQRQATKDAARLAGINVLRLLNEPTAAAIAYGLDNGSEGTFVVYDLGGGTLDVSVLELSKGLFQVKSTNGDSALGGDDFDQRLFCHLLEQLGLSQLNDQDSRLLLSLARRTKEDLTAHEQTLIEAALSDGRQVRATVTRQEFQELTRHLVQKTIEPVKQALKDAGVSKADIKGVIMVGGSTRMPHIQQAVATFFGQTPLNNLNPDQVVALGAAMQADVLAGNKTAGEWLLLDVIPLSLGLETYGGLAEKIIPRNSTIPTARAQDFTTFKDGQTAMTVHVVQGERELVSDCRSLAKFTLRGIPPMAAGAARIRVTFQVDADGLLSVSAQEQSTGVQAQIEVKPSYGLDDDTITQMLKDSMANAAGDMAARARAEAVVEAESLLDAVAAALELDADLLDEAELTAIRSSIAALEGRLKNGTAQDIRAAVSALGASTDNFAAKRMNRNIQRALAGQSIDDI
- the fdx gene encoding ISC system 2Fe-2S type ferredoxin, with product MPKITVLPHATLCPEGAVIEDAPEGKTVLDVLLDHDIEVDHACEKSCACTTCHVIIRQGFDSMEDPTELEEDLLDQAWGLEADSRLSCQAVVADTDLVVEIPKYTINHAREDH
- the iscX gene encoding Fe-S cluster assembly protein IscX encodes the protein MKWTDTQRIAEELYDLHGDSIDPKTLRFTQLRDLILALPHFDDDPARCGERILEAVQQAWIEEAE
- a CDS encoding polyamine aminopropyltransferase, which codes for MPRHPYRRLRAAQNALPEVGISEENGIRSLHLGSSTIQSSMNLDNPAELVLSYSRAMMGWLLFADPPAHITQIGLGGGSFARWIDAHLPDTRQSAIDINPQVIAVARSLFELPFEGTGFEIIEADGAQYVKTLLGGTNVLLVDGFDGEQIIDSLVSTEFFLDCRRALAADGIFVANWWSGDKRYPRFLADLSAAFGGRVLQIPAASHGNIAVTAFCRTPPTLNFDSLKKRAAKLAAQYGLDFPALLAAAKAANPHNGKSFVFPDCP